The following nucleotide sequence is from Solanum dulcamara chromosome 7, daSolDulc1.2, whole genome shotgun sequence.
GTACTTGTCCTTTCAAATTGAGTCTTCACTAATAGTgaagaaaatgaaatcaaaATCGGAAGAGCCAAAAACTGGATCATGCCCCCAAGTTGATTCCCTTAAGCCccttaaattataaataaattttaaatgaaaatatatataagatatttaaaattgttactaaaaataattttaaaaatactatgtatataattatctcCACCACCTTTTTTCCCACAATATAATGGTCCAACCCGCTAATGATATTATCTGCTTTGGGTCTAGACCCCCACAGATATAAAACGAGTTATTAGAGTATAAATTTTGCTTACTTATATACTTAACATCTCTATTGTATTTTGCCAATATGGTCGTCATATCTTAAACTAGGGTGTCATATACACCCCACCGTCTTCGCTGAGGTTTGTCCCATCATATGAGATTTGCCTAGACTCAACACTGAAGTTTGCTCCCTCTTATCAGTATTTGCCTAAACTTAGTTGAACACTGGCTTGCATCGACAAGTCTGATACATGAGTGACTTTGATGCCATTTGTAAGGCCTAGTCCGCTAGTGATATTTCCCTCTCTGGCCTAGAACCACACAACTTTAAAATGCCTCACTAAAGTGTAAGGCTTGCTTACTTATATACCTAACATATCTATTGTGTTTTGCCGATGTGGACTTCATATCTTAAACTAAGGAGTCACATACACCCCTTCTTATGGACTCAACGTCCTCGCTGAGGTTTGCCCCACCACATGAGATTTTTCTAGACTTAGAACTGAAGTTTGCCCCGTCTTATCGGTATTTGCCTAACCTTAGTTGAACACTCGCTTGCATTGACAAGTCTGACACATGAGTGACTCTAATACCATTTGTAAGGCCTAGTCCGCTAGTGATATTGTTCTCTCTGGTCTAGACCCGCACAACTTTAAAACGTGTTACTAGAGTGTAAGGTTTTCTTACTTATATACCTAACATCTCTATTGTGTTTTGCCGATATGGATTTCATATCTTAAACTAGGGTGTCACATACACCCTTTCTTATGGACTCACCGTCCTCGTTGAGGTTTGCCCTACCACATGAGATTTTCCTAGATTCAGCAATGAAGTTTGCCTCTTCTTATTGATATTTGCCTAAACTTAGTTGAACACTGGCTCACATCGACAAATTCTGACACACGAGTGACTCTGATACCATTTGTATGGCCCAGGCCACTAGTGACATTGTCCTCTCTGGCTAGACCTGCACTTTAAAATGCGTCATTAAAGTGTAAGGCTTGCTTACTTATTGTGTTTTGTCGATGTTGACTTTATATCTTAAACTAAGGCATCACATACACCCCTTCTTATGGACTCACGGTCCTCGCTGAGGTTTGCCCACCACATGAGATTTGCCTAGACTCAGCATTGAAATTTGCCCCCATCTTATCGGTATTTGCTTAAACTTAGTTGAATACTGGCTCGCATCGACAAGTCTGACACACACCATCTGTAAGGTTCAGTCCGCTGGTGATATTATCCTCTCTAGCCTAGACCCGCACAATTTTAAAACGCGACACTAAAGTATAAGACTTGCTTACTTATATATCTAACATCTCTCCTATATTTTTTGCCGATATAACACTTCTTATCCTAAGCTAGGGTCTCACACATACAACCTCCTTCCTGATTTTCAAAAGCAAATTAAaccatttttttagttttaaaaccAAGTGTGAGATGACTTTTGAATACTTCGTTATTCTAATAAGTGATGCAGTAAAAGATAATTTGAGCAAGCAATCGGAAATAAAAGATGCAGGCCTAATAACAAGGAATGTAGGTAATACGGACCTGGACTCGATATAAAATAGAACAATTTGTTTGCAAAATAGAAGATTTTGCATTTTGGGCTAAACTTACATTGGACAATCGGCCTCCACCACTAGGAGCCCAACTATTTCTAGTCCAACTCAGCAGCCATACTATTAGAAACATAAATTCTCACAATTCCTAACAAATTGGAGATGCATATTGTTTTTTCACCAACTTCACAACTAATAAAAGACCCTGCATATTGTTTTTTCACCAACAAAAGACACTGCATATAAAGTAAATGAGAAGTCTAATTTCTGTTATGTCTTCAAGGGAAACAAAGTTTGACCTTTTTTCGCATCAATGGAAGTTTCTGATCATGGAGTTTCCTCCccatcttcttctcctcctcctcctccttcttgttCATCATGATATCCTCCAAGTTGCTTCCAGTAGAAGAAATTCAATTGCCTTTTATACTCATAATCCTCACATGTCATTCCCAAATGCAAATCTCTACATTTGATACAGAAAATTCTCCAGCACTTGGGACATGCCCTAATCGGATATGCCCTTTTGTCATCAACGAATGTCCCAGTACAATCCATAAAAGGGCAATCAACAACCATTGGCGAAGCCAGAACTTGCGTTTCTCGAAATGCATCTCCTACTCGAATAAGAAATTCAACTGGCACTATTGATTCGAGATCCAAAATTCCCATGCAATCGGAAACAGGGCACTTCATCAGCACATTATTAATAtccttgttgatttctttaccTATATAATTCTGTATGCATTCTTCACAGTAATGATGATCGCAATTGGTGCCCTGAATCAATGTGTTTGGCTGCGGAAATGCATCTTCACAGATTTCACAGAAAGTACATGAAGATTCCCCCTTTTCACGAATACTATTCTCCAGATTAATAACAGAATGCTTCGTTTCTACAACTTTCTTACCAGTGGAGTTATTAGAGATTGATTCCAAGTTCTTACCTGAATGAAACTGAGCTGAATAGAAGAGAATTTGTTGCAACTCGATATCATCATCTTCGCTCTTATAGTCATTCTCCTTTTCGTTATCACCGATGACGATGACATCAGAATTCAGCGCCGGACCATCAGTTTCCACTTCACTGGCATTCAAGATTTGCAAATCTGTTGATTCCCTTTCGACTTCGTTGGAATTCAAGTTTTGCAAATTCGTTGGTTCCATTTCGACACCACTGGCACCAGCAGGTTTCTTAGATTTATGCCTTCTGTGGAGTGTGCGCAACTTCTTAAACCATATACTGCTATTGTGTTCAATCTTTGGCTTCGGCTGCAAAAATTTGGATATGATACGACGCTTCATTCGGCCGTCAATGGAGGCCTATATTTCTTTCCCACAATGCATTTAAGTTGTTTATATATTGTTTTGCAAGATCTTGTATTTaattacttttactttttttgggtttatatttaatttattgttaGGGTTATAATTAATTCGGATTACATCAAATTTACAATAGATTAATGCAATAAGCGCGTTTTGTATTACGTGTCCATCGACGTATTGGTCAAGCGAAAGGGTCAATAAGACCAGGCCGCGTGTTAAAAGTGACATAATATGTCTAGTCGAATCAAACGTGTATGCCTCGTGTACAACTGACgtgttcaaaaaaaaaatagaaaaacgtCAACTTCAATTTGATTGgtccaaaaaaaatatcatgatCACAACTCTTCCAGCTCAGCATAAGTGAcacatttaattaattaaatatcgTCATGTCAATTTTAACCTAatcgataaaaaaaaaagtcctCATCACATCTGGTTCATCTGAGGACAAGTGACATGTTCCATCCAATCAAATATCGTCATGTCAATCATAATACGATCGAAAAAAATTATCGTGATCATAGATATAACACAAGTGACATGTTCTGGCCAATCAACTATCATCGTGCCAAGTTCAATTTGATTGGTCGAAGAGAATTTATCCTCATTACATCTCTTCCGTGTAGACAAAAATGACATGTTTGAGTCAATCAATATAATCATGTCAATTTCGATATGGTTGAAAAGAGTCCGTCCTCGTCACAATTTTTCTAACCTCCAACTATATATAAGTGTCTTCGTGAGGATCCTCGTGGTTTGCATGCTATAGCCTATAAGTGCTCTATGTAGATCAGAGACAAAGGCAAATCAAATATCAAAGtgttaaaaattgaatttagtGAAAGCAAATACAAATACAAAGGGTTAAAAGATTAAATTCACTTTTTCGTGTCCATCAAAGTGTTTATggcaaataaatttataatcgTAAAAACGAATAAGAGGACTACAAGTAACGATAACCCTCATTATATTTAAATAAGATTTcattcttaattattattttcttggcTGAAATTTTATTGTCAACCGTAATCTTTTTCATTCCTTTTTCtccaagtatgatattgtggtACTTTTTTTAGTCAACTCGGTTGACTTCAGCAGGAGATGTTCCCAACCACAAAATGGAAAGGTAAAACAGAACCTCAACTACCATATGCCTTGCTAGAAAAGCAAAGGAACAAAAATATATGTAGAAAAAAGGGATACAATAAAGAGAACAAATTAATTAAAGGAGTTGTGCTGCAGATTTATAACCAACGGAAACTCAATAATGATACCCCGAATAGTCATTTCAAAGAAAAGACAAACTTTTAAGAAGCAAATAAACTATAAGAGGAATGATAACATTCTAAACTAATTGCAATATTTGAAGCGTTGATAGCCATAGTCGGAAGCACACAACATGCATGCATGGAGGAAAACTTGAGCGACAATAATGGAATTTTAAGTTGCACAAATATGTCGAGAGCTGTGGTCCAATCCACAGCGGTAGCAAAATGAATGCCGACACCTGCAACAGATCCAAAATTACTGAGAGTCAAATTTAATCCATTTGATTTGGTCtctatgtattaaaattttcattcaacGGTAAATAAGCACATATGCTTCAAATTTGatccttattttatttttgcatcAACTTAAAACCAATTGTATTAATGAGTGCGCAGTGAGAGAAGATGAAATGGAAAAACTACCGGCAAGTTAGTTGCAAGCAGCCATCACCCTTTTCAACATAGCATTTGCACTTAGGACATCTCCTCCACTTCTTGTTCTTAGCAATTCCCATCAGCATCACATCTTCTTTCCCTTTCTCGTTTGATCTGCCCAAACGCTGAAACTCCTTGCACTCAAATCCCTCATGCCACGACACATTGCACTGAGCACAGAACAATCgatggcaattaggacactcaGAGTCTATCACATTTTCACTCCCATCAACAACCAACATAGCCGAACAGCCCTTGTAAGGAcaatgcaatttcatcgaaCCCGAAAACAGAGATTCTGCAGACATAGCATTCTCCAATCGATCCAATACTTCCTTAGGAACAATTTCTCGCCAGAACTTGGGTTTAATTACGGCTGTACAAGCAATATCTGGACACTTTATAACGCTAACATTTTCTTGTACTACTTTTCTAGTAACATATTTGGTAACACAGTTTACACAGAAAGAATGTGAACAAGTCCCAGTCACGAACATTTCGTTTGCGAGTTTGTTGTTTGTACAGATAGTGCAGAATGTTCCAGAAGATTCTCCGGGTTCCCTCTTAACACTTTTAAACTTATTGAATACTGAAATTGTGGCTGCGGAATATAAGGCCTCTTGCAATTGCAATTCCTCAGCATACATTTCATCTGAAATTGGAAACAATTGCTCCTCATGATCAAATAATGCTGAGAAATAAAATTCGTCCACATAGTCTAATCCCGCCATCCGTTAAATCTGATTTTTTGCATTTGCCAGTGTCCCTTCTCCAGCTTATTATAGGGAGATGATTACATTGGGAATCTGAAAAGCTAAACAATTCCCTATGCTGATTTTTTTGAGAATCTAAAAGGGCTTCAAGTTTACAATgcaatttacttttttttttgataatctaAAAGGGCTTCAAGTTTACAATGCAATTCACTTCATACAACGAATAATGTTAGGTCCTATCCACTTCAATGAGGATTCACATCTGTATATAGAAACAACTTCCATTATTACGGACTAgactaaataaattttatggGGATTTTTTCATATCGAACGGTGTTATCTTCCAATTCATCCCTTGAACATAGCACGTTAGATCAAATGTGCGATATTAATCCTCAAACTAGACATTATACGACAATTACAAAATGACACTTGAAGGTTTCTAGTTAGAGAGgtcaaaaaaagaaagacattATTGACATTTCCACCACTTCCGATCCTTAAGTACCCTGTTCAAGATAGGTCTATTACACAACTAATTTCACCGGTCAAGCTACAAAATGCTATATCCTTCACGTGGATCTAGAGCAAATACTTatcaaattaacaatttaattaACTTTAAAAGTTAAGAATTTAAGTGATAAATGTGTGTATTAACCTTAATACTCTTCACTGTAGAAGCCTAGATGGCTAGATCACCCCTGCATTTTCAGTAATTAACAATGTCATGATGTGTCTCTCAAAAAATgataacaataaaaatttatagaGGCAAAAAATACAAGAACGTGTTTTTAATGGAATAAATGTCCATTATTCTGTAATATTTAAATCTTTACCGTGTTTGCCTTCCAATAAATTCGATAAAACAAAAAACAGAAAAGTTAGGAGAATTCCCCAACTTTTCCAGTGGgtcataataataatttataagctGCATAAATACTTTTGGGTCCCATTTTGTAATATATGTCTGAACGTGAAAATTGTGAGTTTTGTAACTCATAAATAGttaacataataaaatattataacgACCCAAACATGGTAATGAAATATTGACTTAATTCACATTCTATCATTTTGATGATCTCACAGCGCAAAAGCATTGGCCACTGCTCATGTGATGGAATAACAATAAAGCATTTTTATGCCTAATTATTGCATAAAAAGGGCAGTTCGGAGCATTAAAATTTCAGCTATACGCAGGGTCCAGGGAAGGGcgcgaccacaagggtctattgtatgcagtcttaccttgcatttcttcTAGAGGCTGTTTCGAAGGCTTGAACCCGTAACCTCCGAGTCACatgacagcaactttaccagttacatGATCCCTAATTATTGCATCATATACTAAAATATATAGATCAAGCTTTTCAACACCGGCCACATTAGAACTAAGAAGTCTTATTAGGTCCAGCGGTGTCGGACGGCTTTGactgaatttgaatgaattaaaATAGATTAAGTTAGTAGATAAAAGGTCATTAACCcatcttatatttattttttctgaaaTGGACGACGTCAAAACAGATTAAACAATGTGTCATAACATAATCTATCTAATTCTTACCAAAAAAAGAAgtcttaagttttttttaattactaaataattcttttaaaaatatatttactctATGTCtttatataacatatcaaacaattaattaattaattaattttaaaaattcccATATGATTTCTTGTGATTCAATTTGGACTATATATAAATTCAACTTTTAAATGGGCCGAATTGGGTAGATTAATTTAAGCGGCTCATAAAATGAATATTATCTTTGATTCATATACTGCTTTCATCTTTGattcatttattatttctttatcGATTTGTATATGCATGATCTACTCTtaaaatttcaaagtatttataacTTAATAGTCTCTTTTAACTAAGAAAACTTGATATAAACTACATATTTTCAACTACCAAGTTAGATATTTTTATATGAAATAAACGTAAGATAGTTTGGTAAAGGTCGTTTGCAACATTTATGCCACATAGAGAGGGAACGTGCGTATAATACATCTTTAGGATCCATCATATTCATCGTATTAATGGATTAGTTTGATTTATCTGAGAAAAGATGATAAGCTTTTTTTAATCCGTTTTAGTCCTATAAAAAGaatgacatatttatatattttaaatgatttaaaACTTTGTCGGCTTGCTTGTAATCCTTATCTTGCTCACTTTAATATGAACAAactttcattcaatcatttctttAGTTACATATTGtgaaatctcaaaaaaaaataaaaaaattatatattatgatttttttaaaaaaaaaaaatagttacaTCTTGATATTAGTTTTTCCATACGCTACTAATAGATTAATATAGCATACGAAAAGGGCTTTCAGTTGGCGGAAACTAATTACActgtcaaaaataaaaacaatttttttggaTGGTCAAATAATCCTAGACATTTAGTGAAACTTTTTAGAGTTTTGTAGAGTTGGTTGTTGTATGTAAGAAATGTGTAGAAGTTCTGGAGAACTAGATATTTGTTCTTTGGAAAAATTTAGATAGTTAGAGTAATAGATATTTGTAGAAGAGGTTAGAATAGTCTAGATTGTTAGTATCTAGAATCATCCCtacacaactataaataggggtggCATTAAGCATTTGTAATTAACCCggaaaaaaatccaaaaatcaaAACAATTTAAAAAGTCTTCTTTCTTAACCAAATTcttctttcaaaattttccttCTAGCTACTCTTCTTTAGTTGAATCTATCGATCTTAAATAACGATTTTGGACTAGCAAAAGGCTATTCTATACTCACGCAATCTAAAGGCTTTTGCCTCACATCACCCTTTCAAAATATCTCACGAAATTATctgtaataaattataaattttgaagGTTTTTATTTCTTTGTAACATTTCACGACAATCAACTAAAGTTCGAAAATAGAAAATGGACAATCATCCTCGTCATCAATTATTGTCACGTAGGAGACTTTAATGGACTTATGCGCCGACATCAACATCTTCGACAGCTCATATTGTCACTTATAATTATACATTTCGAATATATACTTGTCACCTCAATTCCGAAAACAAAATTACTAAGTAGTATGGTGAAATCACAAGAAACTTTCgttcaaacatatatatatatggaataAGTTGGATcaataatactaatattatattattcgaATGATTCTATTGGAACCAATAAAAGAAATTGAGAATAAAGTAAAATGAAAACGAATTATGAGAATGTGAATATAGGTCGAGTATTTTTCTTAGAATATGCCAAGGGATTTCGCCGTTGCTTGTACTCATCCAATAGAGCCGAAGTCTCACTACACCGCCGCCGGCCATCGTCTCCACATCGGC
It contains:
- the LOC129896136 gene encoding uncharacterized protein LOC129896136, giving the protein MKRRIISKFLQPKPKIEHNSSIWFKKLRTLHRRHKSKKPAGASGVEMEPTNLQNLNSNEVERESTDLQILNASEVETDGPALNSDVIVIGDNEKENDYKSEDDDIELQQILFYSAQFHSGKNLESISNNSTGKKVVETKHSVINLENSIREKGESSCTFCEICEDAFPQPNTLIQGTNCDHHYCEECIQNYIGKEINKDINNVLMKCPVSDCMGILDLESIVPVEFLIRVGDAFRETQVLASPMVVDCPFMDCTGTFVDDKRAYPIRACPKCWRIFCIKCRDLHLGMTCEDYEYKRQLNFFYWKQLGGYHDEQEGGGGGEEDGEETP
- the LOC129893848 gene encoding E3 ubiquitin-protein ligase RSL1-like; amino-acid sequence: MAGLDYVDEFYFSALFDHEEQLFPISDEMYAEELQLQEALYSAATISVFNKFKSVKREPGESSGTFCTICTNNKLANEMFVTGTCSHSFCVNCVTKYVTRKVVQENVSVIKCPDIACTAVIKPKFWREIVPKEVLDRLENAMSAESLFSGSMKLHCPYKGCSAMLVVDGSENVIDSECPNCHRLFCAQCNVSWHEGFECKEFQRLGRSNEKGKEDVMLMGIAKNKKWRRCPKCKCYVEKGDGCLQLTCRCRHSFCYRCGLDHSSRHICAT